One Carya illinoinensis cultivar Pawnee chromosome 5, C.illinoinensisPawnee_v1, whole genome shotgun sequence genomic window, aaataggaaagcaaggaaagaacacaccgagatacgtggttcgaccctaatggtctacatccacggcaagaatggcctcagagatctttattgatgaatcaaatcaatcacagagaagcctcagttcAGATATATACAGAAACACTCAGATCTCACAAAGAAATCACACTGATTTCTTCCCTCAAGCACAAACCCTAGAAAACCCTAGAATCGCCCCCTTTTCCCTCTCTGCCTCTTATTCTCAGCCGATACAAGAAATGAACTCTGCCCTAGGGTTACAAGGAacaagatgtatatatataatgcatcaGATTTGTAACACGTGTATCGGATCCAGCGGCTCAGCTCATATACTTGGATTAAAGGCACAAGCTCCTCACGTGCCTATTGAAAACAGATTTAAAGCTTCACGAGACCAGTTCGAGCCACAAGCTCTACATACACTTAAACACAGAATAAAACATTAGTAATTAAATAACCAGCAAATAAGAAATGAtttgacatacatattacaattctccaccttggcaaaacatttatttgccTAGTGTTTATAAGTAATCCTCATCATTGGCTCATTCCTGCAATGTCCCCCTAATGAGGACTGACTCTTGACTCCATACCAACTAAGTTCAGACAGTGTCTGAACTTGGACCATGGGACAGACTTGGTCATCATATCTGAGGAGTTATCCTCAGTTGAGACCTTTTCCACACCTACCACTTTAGACTCTATAACATCCCTTACAAAATGAAGCCGTATATCAATGTGTTTAGACCTCTCAtgaaaaacttgatttttagcTAAATGAAGAGTGCTTTGATTATCACAGTGTACTGTGATGTTGCcactgaaaatatttaattcactAGAAATCCCTTTTAGCCATATGGCCTCTCTGACAGCTTCAGTCAATGCTATATATTCGGCTTCTGTGGTCGATAAGGCCACCACAGATTGTAATTGTGATTTCCAACTAATAGCCCCCCCAAAGGCAGTGAAAACATAACCAGTCAAAGATTTCCTAGTGTCTATGCTCCCAGAAAAGTCAGAGTCTACAAAACCAACCAGTTCACAACCTTTTTCCACATTGTTCCCAAAAATGAGACCCAAGTTAGTAGAACCAGCTAAGTATCTTAATACCCACTTAATAGCCTGCCAATGGGGCTTTCCTGGGTTCCCAATAAATCTACTAACTACACTCACTGCATGGGTAAGATCAGGCCTAGAACAAACCATCGCATACATTATACTTCCCACCATGCTTGCATAAGGGATTTGTTGCATAAAACTAATATCAGAGTCTGTTTTAGGAGCCTAATCTAAAGACAATTTGAAATGCTGTCCTAAGGGTGTAGCTACGGGTTTCACATGTTCCATAACAAATCTATTGAGAATTTTAGAgatgtaatttttctgagataaGTATAACAGTCCAGCATTTATATCTCTTTCACTTTCCATTCCTAAAATTTTCCTAGTAGGGCCcagttctttcatttcaaattctgattTTAGCATGCTTTTAACTTGATCAATTAAAGTAATGTCCTTACAGGCTACcagcatgtcatcaacatacaaaaggagataaacaaatattcctttttcttccttgtaataAACACAACTGTCATAACAGcttcttttgaaattattgttaatcatgtgtgtgtcaaATTTCTTATACCATTGTCTAGGTGATTGTTTAAGAcgatataaagattttttaagaaaacacACTTGATTATCTTTAATTTCATTAGTAAAGCCTTCAGGAGGctgcatataaatttcttcttcaagttctccAGGCAAAAAAGCAGTTTTGACATCTAACTGTTCTAGATGCAAGTTTTCCAAAGCTGTATAAGCTAGCAGTAGCCTAATGGAGCTGTGTTTAACCACAGGAgagaagatttcattgaaatcaattcCTTCCCTCTGTGTAAACCCTTTGGCTACTAGTCTAGCCTTATACCTGGTCCCTTTTACCCCTGGcatgctttcctttttcttatagaTCCACTTGGATCCAACAAGCTTAACCCCTCTAGGTTTAGGCACTAAAAcccaggttttatttttatttagagattccATTTCCTCATGCATAGAAAGGATCCATTTGGAGGAATCCTTGCTAGCCATTGCCTCTTTATAAGTTTTAGGTTCCTGATTAACTAGTTCATCAGCTATTGTTAAGGCATACATAGTTAAGTCAGCTTGACCATACCTTATAGGAGGTTTAATAATTCTCTTTTGCGTATCTCGTACTAGATTATAGGAGTTAGCTCCATCTTGAGCCATGTCCCCTGAGTATTCTTCCTCAGGGTGATTACTTTCCCCAATTTTAGGTTCAGATTGGGCCTTTACTTGCTCCACATCAATCTGAGATCCTCTTGGGGACTTAACTGTTTCTTGGTCTGCCCTTTCTTCCTGTACCCGAGTCATTTGTGACTCATTAAAAGTCACATCCCTGCTTACTATGCTATTATATCTTCCTGGTCCATCTACCCACAGCTTATAACCCTTAACACCTTCAAGATACCCTTTAAAGATGCACTTAAGTGCCCTACATTCCAACTTGTtagtttttgaatgtgcataAGCAACACACCCAAAAACTCTTAGGTAGTCATACTTTGGAGGTTTTCCAAACCATAACTCATGAGGAGTTTTAAAAACTATGGCAGATGAAGGACACTTATTAATAAGATGTACAGCAGTAGTGGCAGCTTCTGCCCAAAATGTTTTGGGTAGCCCTGAGTTTGACAACATGCACCTTACCCTTTCCAAGATGGTTCTATTCATTCTTTCAGCTAAGCCATTCTGTTGTGGGGTTTCCCTCACTGTCTTATGCCTAAGAATTCCTTCCTTTTGACAGtatatattaaactcatttgagAGAAACTCTAAACCATTGTCAGTCCTTAAGATCTTGAGTTTTCCACCTACTTGGTTTTCCACAAGGGTCTTCCACTCCTTGAACTTTTCAAAGGTGTCACTCTTGTTTTTAAGGATGTAAATCCAAACCTTCCTAGAGTAGTCATCCACTAAAGAGAGAAAATAGCTCCCTCCACTATGTGAATTTACTCTTGCTGGCCCCCATAGGTCAAAATGAACATAATCTAGGGTTTGCTTAGTGTTGTGGGTTGCTGACTTAAAACTAACCCTCTTTGCCTTTCCATAGATACAATCTTCACAGAAAGGTAAGTTACCTAGGTTTGGATCACTCAACAGCCCTTGTTTTTGTAATTCTAAAAGCCCCCCTTGACTTACATGCCCAAGCCTCCTATGCCATAGTACAGCTTTGTTCTCTACTATGTTTTGAGTTGGGGATGCTTCCCCAACTACTGTTTTCCCAAGTAATGTATATAacccattttttatttctcctttcatGATAACTAGGGAACCCCTAGTAACTCTAAGTACCACTGCCTCAGATTTGAAAGAATAACCTGCCAAGTCAAGTataccaagagaaattaaatttctctttaattcAGGTATGAATCTGACCTCACTCAAAACCTTTTCAATTCCATCGTGCATTTTAAGTCTAACTGACCCTATTCCCATGACTTTGCAGGACTTATTGTTACCTAGAATTACATGTCCCCCTTCTTGTTCAGAGAATGTCTCAAACCACTCCCTTACTGGACACATATGAAAAGAGCACCTAGAATCCATTATCCACTCTGTTTTTGAATCAACCTCACTCACTGTGAGTACCTCAGCACTCTCATACCCTTCTAAAACCACAGAGGCATCCCCTGCCTCTTTGGTTTTATTCCCAGGATTATTTTTCCTATCAGGGCAATCTTTCTTAAAATGCCCTTCCTTGTGACAGTGGAAACATTTGAATTGTTTCCCCTTTGACTTAGACCtatatatcttattttcattttttcccttcctttctctcttttctgttCTACCCCTGACAGACAAGCCTTCCTCATGATTCTGTTTGGTATCTTCCCTACTTTGAAGTTCCCTAGTATGAAGTACAGATTGTACCTCATCAAGTGTCAAAGAGTCtctaccatacatcatggttTCTTTTAGACTTAGGTATGATGAGTCCAAATAACTCATCAAGAGGATGGCctgatcctcatcctccaccttaatGTCTATATTAGCTAAGTCTAATGTGATTTTGTTGAACTCATCTAGGTGCTGTCCTATTGGAGTCCCAGGAGTCATCTTGAAGGTATacagttttgttttcttgtgtaATCTGTTTGCTAAAGACTTTGTCATATATAGGTTTTCTAATTTCAGCCAAATGCCTGCAGCCGTGTCCTCACTAGCCACCTCTCTCAGGACTTTATCCCCAAGAGAGAGGATTAGGGCACTATGGGCTTTCTGGAGAATGTCCTTCTGGACAAGCCCCTTATCTTCCTCTTTCGAGGAAGAGCCCTTCTGTTTCTCACCTAGGAGAGCATCCTGCAGTCCATGTTGGACTAGCAGTGCTCTCATCTTTATTCTCCATAGGCCAAAATTATTGTCACCAGTGAACTTTTCTATATCAAATCTCATGGTCCCCATtgaacctggctctgataccacttgttataAAACTTATGTTTTATAGTTACAAAAAATTGCCAagatttatttaataatgaaaTCCACTGtttaatattctatatataagaTTTGTTTATAGAAAAACAACAAGTATTTCTTTCTGTTTATGACTCAAAACAGAATGCTCAAGATTACACCAGTCGCAAAATATATCAGCTATTGTCACAAAACCATCATTATACCAAAACAGATCCAACTCTTAATATACAACACCTTCCACATCAGATATAACGCACGAATCAACAATATAATCAAGAACAGATATATCAGGAGATTACAAGAAACAGAtatgaacaagaaaataaagaaaataggaAAGTGAGGAAAGAACATACCGAGATACGTgattcgaccctaatggtctacatccacggcaggaatggcctcagagatatttattgatgaatcaaaatcaatcacagagaagcctcagttcAGATATATACAGAAACACTCAGATCTCACAAAGAAATCACACCGATTTCTTCCCTCAAGCACAAACCCTAGAAAACCTTAGAATCGCCCCATTTTCCCTCTCTGCCTCTTATTCTCAGCCGATACAAGAAATGAACTCTGCCCTAGGGTTACAAGGAAcaagatgtatatatatgatgcatCAGATTTGTAACACGTGTATCGGATCCAGCGGCTCAACTCGTATACTCGGATTAAAGGCACAAGCTCCTCACGTGCCTgttgaaaacaaatttaaagCTTCACGGGACCAATTCGAGCCACAAGCTCTACATACACTTAAACACAGAATAAAACATTAGTAATTAAATAACCAGCAAATAAGAAATGAtttgacatacatattacaTCATCAAATGATCATAAATGCgccacattatatatatatatatgtgtgtgtgtgtgtgtttgtttgtatttatgtgCATCTATTGAGGTatgtgaattttgtttttttaacataCGCTTTTAATTTGAAAAGACAAATGCCATGcattattattctatttattttctaatctatcattaaattattaaaaaccaTATGTTATActttacttatttattgacaTTCTTTTATGATGATAGTCATTTATTTGtctgaaaggaaaaatatagttgcaagtataattgtgcattaatctgtgcaccaatgtgatatgattggtctaaaagtaaattttattaaaaattgtattaatttaaattttaaatatgaataaatcagtattgatatgcaaattaatacactactatacttgtatataacaaaactcaatctgaaaattgtaatgaaaaCTTAACTGATACAACAAAAGGGTATTTCcgtaatttagaaaaaaaaaaaaagatggtggTGAGATTCCACATGGGCTGTCGTTATTCTGTTTCTTTCCGTTCTTCTCTATGGAGACATTCCAATGGATCCAACTCCTTCCAACAATCCCTAACCCCAAGCCTTAGAATTGATCCAGTGAGTGAGAGATGGACAGAGAGAAAGTTCGGTTTCTCTGAAATCAATCCGATTTCGATTGAGGGAATTCCcaataagaagaagaagcagctcAGTTTCCAATGCCAATTTCCCCCGAATTCCTTCCAATTCCATTCCCATATCCCACTCTGCCATTCATTTCCACGCCATAAGCGTCAAGTTTCTTCCGTGAAGAATCATCAAATGATTTCCGATCCAAACCTCATCCTTTACGCCTGCATTGCCAAAGAAACCACGATTCTCGCCCAATTCACCAGAGAACCCGATCTCGAACCCTTAGCCCTAAAATGCATTGAGAAAACCCCACCTTAccactcttttttctctcataaCATTAGGAGCCGAAACTACACGTTCCTTATCGAAGACCCTTTTGTGTATTTCGCTGTGTTCAATGAGGATTTGGAGCAATCGGAGGGCCTTTGGTTCCTAAACCACGTAAAACTCGCATTCGAGAAGGTCATAGAAGGCGGCGCTTTAAAGGGCTTCAACCATCTTAGCTTTCTTTGCCTTCAAAAGCAATGCGATCccattttttatgaaataaaggCGTCGGATTTGAGCTTGGTGAATGTTTCTCCAAGGACGGAGTCCAGGGGCAGTCGGAATCCGAGCTTGGACTCGTCCAAGGGGTCGAAGATGGTGATTACACCGCTGCTCGGCTCAAAGCCATGTAaagctttgaaaaagaagaagaggatgggTGGGGAGGGTACTGGAGATCCTAAAGG contains:
- the LOC122311851 gene encoding phytolongin Phyl2.2-like; this encodes MISDPNLILYACIAKETTILAQFTREPDLEPLALKCIEKTPPYHSFFSHNIRSRNYTFLIEDPFVYFAVFNEDLEQSEGLWFLNHVKLAFEKVIEGGALKGFNHLSFLCLQKQCDPIFYEIKASDLSLVNVSPRTESRGSRNPSLDSSKGSKMVITPLLGSKPCKALKKKKRMGGEGTGDPKGGSLDDKVDVFHDVNGVYKDFTLPVQKGFANDRQKAKQIWRKHVWVVLLLDLFVCSVLFVIWLWVCRGFNCIAG